In a genomic window of Bacteroidales bacterium:
- a CDS encoding cysteine-rich CWC family protein has translation GKSFECRNNDILNCGCAKIIISGDVRKKISSRYNDCLCVQCLKDFGGIPVEENT, from the coding sequence GGTAAATCATTTGAATGCAGGAACAACGATATTCTGAACTGTGGTTGTGCAAAAATTATTATTTCCGGGGATGTCCGTAAAAAAATCTCCAGCCGTTACAACGACTGTTTGTGCGTGCAATGCCTTAAAGATTTTGGAGGCATACCCGTGGAAGAAAATACCTGA